In a genomic window of Halorientalis sp. IM1011:
- a CDS encoding RNA-guided endonuclease TnpB family protein translates to MDYSHRFQAYPEQEGLEEACEYHLDHHRQLYNHVLHDYENAPEDDKPTRYDQNQKVKDWRSRWPEWKQLSSTAMQATVRRFHHNLHGLSALKENGYNVGKLQWKAPRDYRSITYVGKSFDLDEKRGSSDTGYVRLAKIGWIPFRQHRPFPNDAVVKEVTLKKEATGEWFVSFALDYPEDALPEKPDVEEIDVEDCVGVDLGILNYIHTSDGLSVGRLDLEDEYERLEKAQRTQSRRVEGSDNWEKARRRVAKQKRRIQRKVRDFQHKLTRWLCREYDAVFVEDLDVKKMLEDSHNARRKQDAAWRQFITLLEYKAELYGCHVKQVPAPGTTKECARCGVEVEKELWMREHSCPSCGFETDRDWNAALNILQRGLARLGVGCSEGTPVETAAAAGTEANAGDVPASRVVEAGTSVCEDGRSPAPPRAG, encoded by the coding sequence ATGGATTACTCGCACCGCTTTCAAGCGTACCCCGAGCAAGAAGGGCTCGAGGAAGCGTGTGAGTACCATCTTGACCACCACCGCCAACTCTACAACCACGTTCTTCACGACTACGAGAACGCCCCTGAGGACGACAAGCCCACGCGGTACGACCAAAACCAGAAAGTGAAGGACTGGCGCAGCAGGTGGCCCGAATGGAAGCAGCTCTCCAGTACTGCTATGCAGGCCACCGTCCGCCGTTTCCACCACAACCTCCACGGTCTCTCCGCGCTCAAAGAAAACGGCTACAACGTTGGCAAACTCCAGTGGAAGGCACCACGGGACTACCGTTCGATTACCTACGTCGGGAAGAGCTTCGACCTTGACGAGAAGAGGGGCTCTTCCGACACTGGGTACGTCCGCCTCGCCAAAATCGGCTGGATCCCCTTCCGCCAACATCGTCCGTTTCCCAACGATGCAGTGGTGAAAGAGGTGACACTGAAGAAGGAGGCGACGGGTGAGTGGTTCGTCTCCTTCGCCCTCGACTACCCAGAGGACGCCCTTCCCGAGAAACCCGACGTGGAGGAGATTGATGTCGAGGATTGCGTGGGTGTGGACTTGGGCATCCTGAACTACATCCACACCAGCGATGGCCTCAGCGTTGGTCGGCTTGACCTTGAGGACGAGTACGAGCGACTCGAGAAGGCCCAGCGGACGCAAAGCCGCCGTGTGGAGGGATCGGATAACTGGGAGAAGGCACGCAGACGCGTCGCCAAGCAGAAGCGTAGGATTCAGCGGAAAGTCCGCGACTTCCAGCACAAGCTCACCCGGTGGCTTTGCCGAGAGTATGACGCTGTGTTCGTCGAGGATTTAGACGTGAAGAAGATGCTGGAGGATTCCCACAACGCGCGTCGCAAGCAGGATGCGGCGTGGCGCCAATTCATCACCCTCCTCGAGTACAAGGCGGAGCTGTACGGGTGTCACGTCAAGCAAGTCCCTGCACCGGGAACGACGAAGGAATGCGCCCGGTGTGGTGTGGAGGTTGAGAAGGAGTTGTGGATGCGTGAACATTCCTGTCCGAGTTGTGGGTTCGAGACGGACAGGGATTGGAACGCGGCACTCAACATTCTTCAGCGTGGTCTCGCGCGGCTAGGAGTGGGATGCTCCGAAGGCACGCCTGTGGAGACTGCGGCCGCTGCGGGCACCGAGGCAAACGCCGGTGACGTGCCTGCAAGCCGTGTCGTCGAAGCAGGAACGTCCGTTTGCGAGGACGGGCGAAGCCCCGCCCCACCGCGGGCGGGGTGA
- a CDS encoding class I adenylate-forming enzyme family protein, with protein sequence MNFGNVVDHGARAAPGSRAVGDPDRAVTYGELSAASNAAATVFEERGVTPDDRVGICLRNGVPFLVAYLGAMKCGAVPVPINTRFTDEQVRYVLDTSDVSVLVTDEGFSSVARSVPTPLTVDGSAGADFSDELAAAATSYAVHPRRRDETAAVVYSSGTTGRPKGVRHTHGNVFANVRGICRYHRLTRDEVGLTVSQCYHVTGLNVTTTPLLLAEAENWFLPEWDPERVAATIERRRVTYTFLTPDMATDLLEAGVVADYDLSSLTRLVVGGAPMPADKIADVEAALGATVLEGYGMTETTPLAAFNRPGSERKAGSVGPPASEVVALRIEDVETGDVVDQGERGELLWRGDTVTPGFERSQHEADAFVERDGDRWLRSGDVGYLDSDGHLFVVGRRGDMFSVGCANVFPREIEDVLYEIDGVSGAAIVDALDGRQGAVITAVLTSDGGVSESHVRSVCNARLGDHKVPERIEFVEEIPRTATGKIDRTALRDRFRTTPLT encoded by the coding sequence ATGAACTTCGGGAACGTCGTGGACCACGGGGCGCGGGCCGCACCGGGTTCGCGAGCAGTGGGGGACCCGGATCGAGCGGTGACCTACGGGGAGCTCTCGGCGGCGTCGAACGCGGCGGCGACCGTCTTCGAGGAACGGGGTGTAACGCCCGACGACCGTGTGGGGATCTGTCTGCGGAACGGCGTGCCGTTCCTCGTCGCCTACCTGGGCGCGATGAAGTGTGGCGCCGTGCCGGTCCCGATCAATACCCGGTTTACCGACGAGCAGGTCCGGTACGTCCTGGACACCAGCGACGTGTCGGTCCTGGTGACCGACGAGGGGTTCAGTTCGGTCGCGAGGAGCGTGCCGACGCCGCTGACCGTCGACGGCAGCGCCGGCGCGGACTTCTCGGACGAACTCGCGGCGGCCGCCACGAGCTACGCCGTCCACCCACGCCGGCGCGACGAGACCGCGGCCGTCGTCTACAGCAGCGGGACGACCGGGCGTCCGAAGGGGGTCAGACACACCCACGGGAACGTCTTCGCGAACGTGCGGGGGATCTGTCGCTATCACCGGCTGACCAGAGACGAGGTCGGGCTCACGGTCAGCCAGTGTTATCACGTGACCGGCCTCAACGTGACGACGACGCCGCTGCTTCTGGCCGAGGCCGAGAACTGGTTCCTGCCCGAGTGGGATCCAGAACGGGTTGCAGCGACTATCGAACGCCGGCGGGTTACCTACACCTTCCTCACGCCGGACATGGCGACGGACCTGCTCGAGGCGGGGGTCGTCGCCGATTACGACCTCTCGTCGCTGACGCGCCTCGTCGTCGGCGGCGCGCCGATGCCGGCAGACAAGATCGCCGACGTGGAAGCTGCGCTGGGCGCGACGGTCCTCGAAGGCTACGGGATGACCGAAACCACGCCCCTGGCCGCGTTCAACCGGCCCGGGAGCGAGCGGAAGGCCGGGAGCGTCGGGCCACCGGCGTCGGAGGTCGTCGCCCTCCGGATCGAGGACGTCGAGACCGGCGACGTCGTCGACCAGGGCGAACGGGGCGAACTCCTCTGGCGCGGTGACACGGTGACGCCAGGGTTCGAGCGAAGCCAGCACGAGGCCGACGCGTTCGTCGAGCGGGACGGCGACCGCTGGCTCCGGTCGGGCGACGTCGGCTACCTCGATTCGGACGGGCATCTCTTCGTGGTCGGCCGACGCGGCGACATGTTCTCGGTCGGCTGTGCAAACGTCTTCCCGCGCGAGATCGAGGACGTCCTCTACGAAATCGACGGTGTGTCGGGCGCAGCGATCGTCGACGCCCTCGACGGGCGCCAGGGGGCTGTCATCACAGCCGTCCTCACGAGCGATGGCGGTGTCTCCGAATCGCACGTCCGATCCGTCTGTAATGCCCGCCTCGGCGATCACAAGGTCCCCGAACGTATCGAGTTCGTCGAGGAGATACCCCGGACAGCGACCGGAAAGATCGACCGGACGGCGCTCAGAGACCGGTTCCGGACCACCCCGCTGACGTAG
- a CDS encoding exodeoxyribonuclease V subunit beta: MSEPDPDLGSEVEPGAETGADADSRPESEFASETASGPSPNDDQQYLIDNTDGCYLVDAGAGTGKTFTVTRRYATILDDADVEPDDVLLATFTESAATEMKERIVSHSSYGIRELADAPIQTFHSRCHDLLDTHGYGAPTHLGIDDRITGSTTILDDDLVEEAHFREFYDRFRADHPEHRDLFRVVDDPTELLDLTKQLAAKGIFPTAEGWYRDGEARLEGDFDRFEDRFATANAPQGGGSRQSRLRKQLGSYDKNACYRSDAPSKDEIRGGRGTKQIDAAWARAAFEEDRAELKQFVHDIYFEYLEFALGRNYLNFAFLQLFAFVLLCAEDRVREETAFEYVMIDEFQDTSEIQFKLALLMAGTDNICVVGDWKQSIYSFQYAAVENITDFETRFERFRADLNDDRERVSFGVPDVDRVELTENYRSTETILEFAPETLVTPAAKSDDVDADAIREEIVELDANAAFDNTRIEGYTHEDEHESVLTKVQAIVDNEEYAVEDEAGTRRPPRHEDITILTRTRDYGRELLEIAREHDLPVSYDGGVELFRSDEAKLLLAWLRILEYDSDRGWAVVLERAGYTLDEIDAILDGDVARPGAMCDFRDALAELQSVGAVARRVFDRYGMQGAYADVLLDTIQSIHETTTLTTGDLIRHIERGIEAGSEHEISTSAGDDSVTVQTIHGAKGTEYPIVILANMNDGKFPPRRRGGGTITYDESIGLRQHDIFAADHGQAHVYDNWRLQILRRCLPDNYDEERRLLYVATTRAKNHVIFAGGDKPNQFLEELDVGVEAYEPALVEESPTGYEQTTLGATIPTPDGPVGHTPHTLMQGDVFEDVTDGKGTEFGNRVHDFAEAYALGESVDSGAEEDFHHVQEFLESLEGELLVEEDAYLPLTVDGDRVTVSGTVDLIHVRDETVEIIDYKTDRGRHGQPEYRKQLSVYYHVVSASYPDRDVTTSIFYTAEGERVEIDPLTRDDLIDIVRTGMVA, encoded by the coding sequence ATGTCTGAGCCTGACCCCGATCTCGGATCCGAGGTCGAGCCCGGAGCTGAGACGGGCGCCGACGCAGACTCTCGGCCCGAATCAGAATTTGCGTCGGAAACGGCGTCGGGGCCGTCTCCCAACGACGACCAGCAGTACCTGATCGACAACACGGACGGATGCTATCTCGTCGACGCCGGCGCCGGGACAGGCAAGACCTTCACCGTCACGCGGCGGTACGCCACGATCCTCGACGACGCCGACGTCGAACCCGACGACGTCTTGCTGGCGACGTTCACCGAGAGTGCCGCGACGGAGATGAAGGAACGGATCGTCTCCCACTCGTCGTACGGTATCCGCGAACTCGCGGACGCGCCGATCCAGACGTTCCACTCTCGCTGTCACGACCTGCTGGATACACATGGCTACGGCGCGCCCACCCATCTCGGGATCGACGATCGGATTACGGGCTCGACGACGATTCTCGACGACGACCTCGTCGAAGAGGCCCACTTCCGGGAGTTCTACGACCGCTTCCGTGCCGACCATCCCGAACACCGCGATCTGTTCCGGGTCGTCGACGACCCCACCGAATTGCTCGATCTGACCAAACAGCTCGCAGCGAAGGGGATCTTCCCCACGGCCGAGGGTTGGTATCGCGATGGCGAGGCTCGACTCGAAGGAGATTTCGACCGCTTCGAGGACCGCTTCGCGACAGCCAACGCCCCACAGGGCGGGGGTAGCAGGCAGTCACGGCTGCGGAAACAACTGGGCAGCTACGACAAAAACGCTTGCTACCGGAGCGATGCCCCCAGCAAAGACGAGATTCGTGGCGGGCGTGGAACGAAACAGATCGATGCAGCGTGGGCCCGGGCGGCCTTCGAGGAAGACCGGGCCGAGCTGAAGCAGTTCGTCCACGATATCTACTTCGAGTATCTCGAATTCGCCCTCGGCCGGAACTACCTGAACTTCGCCTTCCTCCAGTTGTTCGCGTTCGTCCTGCTCTGTGCGGAGGACCGGGTCCGGGAGGAGACGGCCTTCGAGTACGTGATGATCGACGAGTTCCAGGACACCAGCGAGATCCAGTTCAAACTCGCCTTGCTGATGGCCGGCACCGACAATATCTGTGTCGTCGGTGACTGGAAACAGAGCATCTACTCTTTCCAGTACGCCGCCGTCGAGAATATCACCGACTTCGAGACGCGATTCGAGCGCTTCCGGGCCGATCTGAACGACGACCGTGAGCGCGTTTCGTTCGGCGTCCCGGACGTCGACCGCGTCGAACTGACCGAGAACTACCGCTCGACCGAGACCATCCTCGAGTTCGCCCCGGAGACGCTCGTCACGCCGGCCGCCAAATCCGACGACGTCGACGCGGACGCGATCCGTGAGGAAATCGTCGAACTGGATGCCAATGCGGCGTTTGACAATACACGGATCGAGGGCTACACGCACGAGGACGAACACGAGAGTGTCCTCACGAAAGTTCAGGCAATCGTCGACAACGAGGAGTATGCCGTCGAAGACGAGGCTGGCACCAGACGGCCGCCGCGCCACGAGGACATTACGATCCTCACACGGACCCGTGATTACGGTCGGGAACTCTTGGAGATTGCTCGCGAGCACGACCTGCCGGTCTCGTACGACGGCGGCGTCGAACTCTTCCGCTCGGACGAGGCGAAACTCCTTCTCGCCTGGCTTCGCATCCTCGAATACGACAGCGACCGTGGCTGGGCGGTCGTTCTCGAACGCGCTGGGTACACGCTCGACGAGATCGACGCGATACTCGACGGAGACGTGGCCCGCCCCGGGGCAATGTGTGACTTCCGGGACGCCCTGGCTGAACTGCAGAGCGTCGGCGCAGTCGCCCGCCGGGTGTTCGATCGCTATGGGATGCAGGGGGCGTATGCGGACGTCCTGCTGGACACGATCCAGTCGATCCACGAGACGACGACGCTCACTACCGGCGATCTCATTCGCCATATCGAACGCGGGATCGAGGCGGGTAGCGAACACGAGATCAGTACGAGTGCCGGCGACGATTCGGTGACCGTCCAGACGATCCACGGCGCGAAAGGGACGGAGTATCCCATCGTTATCCTCGCGAACATGAACGACGGGAAGTTCCCGCCCCGGCGACGAGGCGGTGGGACGATCACCTACGACGAATCGATCGGTCTTCGCCAGCACGACATCTTTGCCGCCGATCACGGCCAGGCCCACGTCTACGATAACTGGCGTCTGCAGATCCTCCGCCGGTGTCTGCCCGACAACTACGACGAAGAACGGCGGCTACTCTATGTGGCGACGACGCGAGCGAAAAACCACGTCATCTTTGCGGGCGGCGACAAGCCAAACCAGTTCCTCGAAGAACTCGACGTCGGGGTCGAAGCCTACGAACCGGCGTTGGTCGAAGAATCACCGACAGGCTACGAACAGACGACATTGGGTGCGACGATTCCGACACCGGATGGACCGGTTGGCCACACGCCACACACGCTGATGCAGGGTGATGTCTTCGAGGACGTCACCGACGGCAAGGGAACCGAATTCGGGAACCGCGTCCACGACTTCGCCGAGGCGTATGCGCTCGGTGAGTCTGTAGACTCCGGTGCTGAAGAGGACTTCCACCATGTGCAGGAATTCCTCGAGTCCCTCGAAGGCGAGTTATTGGTCGAGGAAGACGCCTATCTGCCACTGACCGTGGACGGCGACCGGGTTACGGTGTCGGGGACAGTCGACCTGATTCACGTGCGGGACGAGACGGTCGAGATCATCGATTACAAAACGGATCGGGGCCGTCATGGCCAACCGGAGTATCGCAAGCAGCTGAGTGTCTACTACCACGTCGTGAGTGCGTCGTATCCCGATCGAGATGTTACGACCAGTATCTTCTACACTGCTGAAGGGGAGCGCGTCGAAATCGATCCGCTGACGCGCGATGACCTCATCGATATCGTGCGAACGGGTATGGTTGCGTGA
- a CDS encoding TATA-box-binding protein: MTELEVANVVGMITNQQELDLAALAETFDERDKITDVSYEPADNHWLQTRFAPNDTYVAFYRTGRCSIAGCRSIEHFETMVDCVNAVMRELLDFEYVPVAEISNIVATSDLGSPIPLELLTLELGMDALEYQPEQFPALMYRGADHVILVFASGKLLCTGLTDLEAVSEAVNDLRGRIQAVV; encoded by the coding sequence GTGACGGAGCTTGAGGTCGCTAACGTCGTCGGGATGATCACCAATCAGCAGGAACTCGACCTCGCGGCGCTTGCTGAGACGTTCGACGAGCGGGACAAAATCACGGACGTCAGCTACGAACCGGCCGACAACCACTGGTTACAGACGCGCTTTGCCCCCAACGACACGTATGTTGCCTTCTATCGGACGGGACGTTGTTCAATCGCTGGCTGTCGGTCCATCGAACACTTCGAAACGATGGTCGACTGTGTGAATGCAGTCATGCGTGAGCTGCTGGACTTCGAGTACGTGCCGGTGGCTGAAATCAGTAATATCGTGGCGACGAGCGATCTCGGCTCGCCGATTCCGCTGGAACTGCTCACCCTCGAGCTAGGGATGGACGCCCTCGAGTACCAGCCGGAGCAGTTTCCAGCGCTGATGTATCGTGGGGCGGACCACGTGATCCTCGTCTTCGCGAGCGGGAAACTCTTGTGTACTGGGCTCACCGATCTTGAGGCTGTCTCCGAAGCGGTCAACGATCTCCGTGGACGGATTCAAGCCGTCGTCTGA
- a CDS encoding GMC family oxidoreductase N-terminal domain-containing protein, translating to MRDPDVVVVGAGADGPAAASRLAREHGLDVLILEGGPWHGNEKWPEPHADAGGTVSTDPDDLDGELLDEQFTHREADANDPTYGYLRVGPADHSRAPWFRNLHQNAFIWQVGAVGGTSLHYFANHPRAYPHAIDEQGHWPIDYEDLVPYYQLNEEVTSTQQAPMTAKEEVFIEGATNAGYERLDTKNVTSTGWRPQANAVSVPGKETTTGEPLDSEYEGSFSYDDGFRGDTLAGDHFQGGSTPVDAPVREKARKSANVSWVPRALDTNEEPNAGNVAIRPNAFVTDIETNEGLGTTEATGVTFRDSWSGSSQTVSADAVVLAAGCIESPRLWLNSGLPDDGWVGKGLTTHWFDWIVGVYDDETVAEINPESDHMDPYIGQNSAVRFDKPGVGGLEDIGMSPGLVSYADYLFSDAGYSFDTPVDPGEPWDTRGFVVGEELKRRMANYRQTKALLVLTDDQPHQENGVSLDTTFADEHGPVPKVRYEPREEDDARRDELARIAANIHREAGASHVHRCEWPPLLLHMQSSMRMGKVLDQNAEAKNVSRLFVADHSAMANGLGGPNPTNTGQALALRTADKIGQLYF from the coding sequence ATGCGTGACCCCGACGTGGTCGTCGTCGGTGCCGGCGCCGACGGTCCGGCCGCAGCATCGCGGCTGGCGCGCGAACACGGCCTCGACGTGCTCATCCTCGAGGGAGGTCCGTGGCACGGCAACGAGAAGTGGCCCGAACCCCACGCCGACGCCGGCGGCACGGTGAGCACCGATCCCGATGACCTCGACGGGGAACTGCTCGACGAGCAGTTCACCCACCGCGAGGCCGACGCGAACGACCCGACCTACGGCTACCTCCGGGTCGGCCCCGCTGATCACTCGCGGGCCCCCTGGTTCCGCAACCTGCACCAGAACGCGTTCATCTGGCAGGTCGGTGCGGTCGGCGGCACCTCGCTGCACTACTTCGCGAACCACCCCCGTGCCTACCCCCACGCCATCGACGAACAGGGCCACTGGCCCATCGACTACGAAGACCTCGTCCCCTACTACCAGTTGAACGAAGAGGTCACTAGCACCCAGCAAGCCCCGATGACGGCCAAGGAGGAGGTGTTCATCGAGGGCGCGACGAACGCCGGCTACGAGCGCCTCGACACGAAAAACGTCACCAGCACCGGCTGGCGGCCCCAGGCCAACGCCGTCTCCGTCCCGGGCAAGGAAACGACGACCGGCGAACCCCTCGATTCCGAGTACGAGGGCTCGTTCAGTTACGACGACGGCTTCCGCGGGGACACACTCGCCGGCGACCACTTCCAGGGCGGCTCGACGCCCGTCGACGCCCCCGTCCGGGAGAAGGCCCGGAAGTCCGCGAACGTCAGCTGGGTCCCGCGAGCACTGGACACAAACGAGGAACCGAACGCAGGGAACGTCGCCATCCGGCCGAACGCCTTCGTGACTGACATCGAGACGAACGAGGGTCTCGGGACGACGGAGGCGACCGGCGTCACGTTCCGCGACTCCTGGTCGGGTTCCTCCCAGACCGTCTCGGCGGACGCAGTCGTGCTCGCGGCCGGGTGTATCGAGTCGCCGCGACTGTGGCTCAACTCCGGCCTGCCCGACGACGGCTGGGTTGGAAAGGGGCTCACGACCCACTGGTTCGACTGGATCGTCGGCGTCTACGACGACGAGACTGTCGCCGAAATCAACCCCGAGAGCGACCATATGGACCCCTACATCGGGCAGAACTCCGCAGTGCGCTTCGACAAGCCCGGCGTCGGCGGCCTGGAAGACATCGGGATGTCGCCTGGGCTGGTCTCCTACGCCGACTACCTCTTCTCCGATGCCGGCTACAGCTTCGACACGCCCGTCGACCCCGGCGAGCCCTGGGACACCCGTGGCTTCGTCGTGGGCGAGGAGCTGAAACGCCGGATGGCCAACTACCGACAGACAAAGGCCTTGCTGGTACTCACCGACGACCAGCCCCATCAGGAGAACGGGGTCTCGCTGGACACCACCTTCGCCGACGAGCACGGCCCGGTGCCGAAAGTCCGGTACGAACCCAGGGAGGAGGACGACGCCCGACGGGACGAACTCGCGCGCATCGCCGCGAATATCCACCGCGAGGCCGGTGCCAGCCACGTCCACCGCTGTGAGTGGCCGCCGCTGCTGCTGCATATGCAGTCCTCGATGCGGATGGGCAAAGTGCTGGATCAGAACGCCGAGGCGAAGAACGTCTCGCGGCTCTTCGTCGCCGACCACTCCGCGATGGCCAACGGCCTGGGCGGCCCGAACCCGACCAACACTGGGCAGGCCCTCGCTCTGCGGACCGCAGACAAAATCGGCCAACTCTACTTCTGA
- a CDS encoding M48 family metallopeptidase — MGVGNTTGTAEIEIAGSEIEYRVVESADATQPRIDVDIHEVKVVVPENGAVDPHEFIRENTDWIARKWRKYDEYRDRAPDRTFEPGETFPYQGDDHTFRVRDVDEHGITDDEIVLAKHAVKESSIKDELEALFREQARTLFEEVVEEHADEMGVEYEGLAVRNQRTRWGSCSPKQNLSFNWRLIMAPPEIAEYVVVHELAHLREQNHTNRFWRIVREQLPDYRERANWLEEHSVDLIFTEDDL, encoded by the coding sequence ATGGGTGTGGGCAATACGACGGGCACGGCCGAGATCGAGATCGCCGGTTCGGAAATCGAGTACCGTGTCGTCGAGAGCGCTGACGCTACACAGCCCAGGATCGACGTCGACATTCACGAGGTCAAAGTAGTCGTCCCGGAGAATGGTGCTGTCGATCCGCATGAATTTATTCGCGAGAATACCGATTGGATCGCTCGGAAATGGCGCAAGTACGACGAGTACCGTGACCGAGCCCCGGATAGGACGTTTGAACCCGGTGAGACGTTCCCGTATCAAGGTGACGACCACACTTTTCGCGTCCGGGATGTGGATGAGCACGGAATCACCGACGATGAGATCGTTCTGGCCAAGCACGCCGTCAAGGAGTCATCCATCAAAGACGAGTTAGAGGCGCTCTTTCGAGAGCAGGCCCGGACGCTCTTCGAGGAAGTAGTAGAGGAGCACGCCGACGAAATGGGTGTCGAGTACGAAGGGCTGGCCGTACGGAACCAGCGTACTCGATGGGGAAGCTGCTCCCCAAAACAGAACCTGAGCTTCAATTGGCGACTCATTATGGCGCCGCCAGAGATCGCAGAGTACGTCGTCGTACACGAACTCGCCCACCTACGGGAGCAGAATCACACCAACCGCTTCTGGCGTATCGTTCGCGAGCAGCTCCCGGATTACCGCGAACGGGCCAACTGGTTAGAAGAGCACAGTGTAGATCTCATCTTTACTGAGGACGATCTGTAG
- a CDS encoding IclR family transcriptional regulator: MDEAPSVPISSVQRSYAIVDEIRERDRAGATELAAALDLPKSTVHNHLRTLAKLGYLIEEDGAYRLGGPYLHLGQAARNSRTVFEHGRSAVETLSEDTGRYCQLVVEEHGRAVALQSTRWAPDEGARPSPQAYPRRAYLHTNAPGKAILARLPEDRVTAILDQHGLRSRTELTVTDGEELRAELATIDERGHALDRGELIRGMVGVAAPIATDDRVYGAVAAYGPGEEMDAALDAGLPARVRETADDVRADIVFATPE; this comes from the coding sequence ATGGACGAGGCCCCGTCGGTCCCGATCAGTTCGGTGCAGCGATCGTACGCGATCGTCGACGAGATCCGTGAGCGCGACCGGGCCGGCGCGACGGAACTGGCCGCGGCGCTCGACCTCCCGAAGAGCACGGTCCATAACCACCTCCGAACGCTGGCGAAGCTGGGGTACCTCATCGAGGAGGACGGCGCCTACCGGCTCGGGGGACCGTACCTGCATCTCGGGCAAGCCGCACGAAATAGTCGGACTGTCTTCGAACACGGTCGCAGCGCGGTCGAAACCCTCTCGGAAGACACGGGCCGATACTGCCAGCTGGTCGTCGAGGAGCACGGTCGCGCGGTGGCGCTGCAGTCCACCCGCTGGGCCCCGGATGAGGGGGCTCGTCCCTCCCCGCAGGCCTATCCACGGCGGGCGTATCTCCACACGAACGCACCGGGGAAGGCGATCCTTGCTCGACTGCCCGAGGACCGGGTGACGGCGATCCTCGACCAGCATGGGCTCCGGTCCCGGACGGAACTGACGGTGACCGACGGCGAGGAACTCCGGGCGGAACTGGCGACGATCGACGAGCGCGGCCACGCTCTGGACCGCGGCGAACTCATCCGGGGGATGGTCGGCGTCGCTGCCCCCATCGCGACCGACGACCGCGTCTACGGCGCGGTCGCCGCCTACGGCCCCGGCGAGGAGATGGACGCCGCACTCGACGCCGGACTCCCGGCGCGTGTCCGTGAGACCGCAGACGACGTGCGAGCCGACATCGTCTTCGCGACTCCCGAGTGA